One part of the Triplophysa rosa linkage group LG5, Trosa_1v2, whole genome shotgun sequence genome encodes these proteins:
- the hltf gene encoding helicase-like transcription factor isoform X3, which produces MQSNFSRSSVQPHTPSISASPRYAFIDFLDVGRAETISQEIANLTEDAGQDLETEESGEIGYIQGTVVGLRYYSGVVNRGEMVSLVREPQNPYDRNAVVVANVYGSQVGHIKKELAAAMAYIIDNKLARVEGIVPYGETNKFSMPVNLTFLGKEENREAVHNHMRRHGFRLGTDFKGGTAKTSFGRDPLGLLKSSSQISAIPLTAEELKSAFDKLFDDLMEDKTREMEPAEAVCTPLLPHQKQALSWMTSRENSSDLPPFWEQKGGLYFNVLTNFAVKERPEKVLGGILADDMGLGKTLTTIALIVSNFHNGKPLPLEKCGESSEPSTSRKKSASKGKSGEVSEEVVESSPSKRSHVDSASADTIDKDVPRKKAKTTKKTSKKSANTKVILLDDDDFAAALECSSTQVMPPKKNVKKRSGADKGSSAGTGGSGARATLIVCPLSVLSNWLDQFEQHMRADVTLNVYLYYGAERNRSVSLLASQDVVLTTYNVLSSDFGNKASSPLHKVNWLRVVLDEGHVVRNPSALQSKAVLELQSERRWILSGTPIQNSLKDLYMLLSFLKLKPFDVKEWWSRIIQRPVTMGDRVGLQNLQALVKGITLRRTKTSKVDGRTVVQLPERTVFVQHVTLSEEEREKYEQVKTEGRNIIGRYFQEGSVMTNYADVLAILVRLRQYCCHPSLVGKYTGGADPVTPSELRERLINKITLVLNSGSDEECAICLDSLRQPVITYCAHVFCRPCICEVIRSEKEQARCPLCRAQIKTKELVEYPGEELETGSVTGEKWRSSSKVDALMTILLKLRNEDPTVKSLVVSQFTKFLDILEVPLREYGFSFTRLDGSMTQKARAKAIQDLQDSSPGSPTIMLLSLKAGGVGLNLTTASHVFMMDPAWNPAAEDQCVDRCHRLGQSRDVVITKFIVKDSVEENMVKIQKKKQELVAKAFGTKTPQDRKQSRIDDIRALMEI; this is translated from the exons ATGCAGTCAAACTTCAGTCGGTCCTCTGTGCAGCCTCACACACCGTCGATCAGCGCCTCGCCGAGATACG CTTTCATCGATTTTTTGGATGTGGGCCGTGCAGAGACAATATCCCAAGAAATTGCAAATCTAACAGAAGATGCTGGTCAGGACCTGGAGACGGAGGAGAGCGGTGAGATTGGATATATTCAAGGCACAGTAGTTGGTCTGCGATACTACTCTGGAGTG GTCAACAGAGGAGAGATGGTGTCACTGGTGAGAGAGCCGCAGAATCCCTATGACAGAAACGCAGTGGTGGTTGCCAATGTTTATGGTAGTCAGGTTGGGCACATCAAGAAAGAGCTGGCAGCCGCAATGGCCTATATTATTGACAACAAATTGGCAAGAGTGGAAGG GATTGTGCCCTATGGGGAGACAAATAAATTCTCAATGCCTGTGAACCTCACTTTCTTGGGCAAAGAGGAAAACAGAGAGGCTGTTCACAACCATATGAGACGTCATGGTTTCAGACTTGGCACTGACTTCAAAG GAGGCACTGCAAAAACATCATTTGGTAGGGATCCATTAGGATTACTCAAATCATCTTCACAAATATCTGCCATTCCCTTGACTGCAGAAGAG CTTAAAAGTGCCTTTGACAAGCTCTTTGACGATTTAATGGAGGATAAAACAAGAGAAATGGAACCGGCAGAG GCGGTGTGCACTCCACTGCTCCCACATCAAAAGCAGGCGCTCTCATGGATGACCTCGCGTGAAAACAGCAGTGATCTGCCTCCTTTCTGGGAGCAGAAGGGTGGCCTTTACTTTAACGTTCTCACTAACTTTGCTGTTAAGGAAAGGCCAGAGAAAGTGCTTGGTGGAATTTTGGCTGATGATATGGGGCTG GGCAAAACCCTTACCACTATTGCTTTAATAGTGTCTAATTTCCATAATGGGAAACCTCTGCCACTGGAGAAATGT gGAGAATCATCTGAACCTTCTACTTCTAGAAAGAAGTCAGCCTCAAAAG GGAAAAGTGGAGAAGTATCTGAGGAAGTAGTGGAGTCATCCCCATCGAAAAGATCACATGTTGATAGTGCCTCTGCTGATACCATTGATAAAGATGTACCTCGGAAAAAAG CAAAAACTACAAAGAAAACTTCAAAAAAGTCTGCTAACACAAAAG TGATTTTGCTGGACGATGATGACTTTGCTGCCGCTCTGGAATGCAGTTCCACACAAGTCATGCCTCCAAAGAAGAACGTAAAGAAGAGGTCTG GTGCGGATAAGGGCTCCTCTGCAGGTACTGGGGGCTCTGGGGCCAGAGCCACTTTGATTGTATGTCCTTTGTCGGTCCTTAGCAACTGGCTG GATCAGTTTGAGCAACATATGCGAGCTGATGTCACTTTGAACGTGTATCTGTACTACGGTGCCGAACGCAACCGATCGGTCAGCCTTCTGGCTAGTCAAGATGTGGTTCTCACGACATACAATGTTCTTTCATCAGACTTTGGA AACAAGGCCAGCAGTCCTCTGCACAAAGTAAACTGGCTCCGAGTGGTTCTGGATGAGGGTCACGTCGTGAGAAACCCCAGCGCCCTTCAAAGCAAAGCTGTCCTGGAGCTCCAATCAGAGCGCAGATGGATCCTATCTG GAACGCCTATTCAAAACTCCTTGAAGGATCTTTATATGCTTCTGTCCTTCTTGAAGCTGAAGCCATTTGATGTGAAGGAGTGGTGGAGCAGAATTATTCAGAGACCTGTAACCATGGGCGACAGAGTTGGACTACA GAACCTGCAGGCTCTGGTCAAGGGGATTACACTGAGACGCACTAAGACCAGTAAGGTGGATGGTCGCACGGTGGTGCAGTTACCGGAGAGGACAGTGTTTGTGCAGCATGTGACTCTTTCTGAAGAGGAGAGGGAGAAGTATGAGCAGGTCAAGACTGAGGGCAGGAACATCATCGGCAG GTATTTCCAAGAGGGCTCCGTCATGACAAACTATGCTGATGTGTTGGCCATTCTGGTTCGTCTGAGGCAGTATTGTTGTCACCCTAGTCTTGTCGGAAAATATACAGGGGGAG CAGATCCCGTGACCCCCAGTGAGCTTCGGGAACGCCTCATCAATAAGATTACATTGGTGCTGAATTCTGGTTCGGATGAGGAGTGCGCTATCTGTTTAGACTCTCTGCGTCAACCCGTCATTACATACTGCGCTCACGTCTTCTGCAGGCCTTGCATCTGTGAGGTCATCCGCTCAGAGAAG GAGCAGGCCAGATGTCCACTGTGTCGTGCTCAGATCAAGACTAAAGAGTTAGTGGAGTATCCTGGAGAAGAGCTGGAGACTGGATCAGTCACTGGGGAGAAGTGGCGATCAAGTTCAAAA GTGGATGCGTTGATGACCATCCTGTTGAAGCTCCGTAATGAAGATCCCACTGTGAAGAGTCTTGTGGTCTCTCAGTTTACAAAGTTTTTAGATATTTTGGAGGTTCCTTTGAG GGAATATGGTTTCTCTTTTACACGCCTGGACGGCTCTATGACTCAAAAGGCCAGAGCAAAGGCCATTCAGGACTTGCAAGATTCTTCTCCTGGAAGCCCCACCATCATGTTGCTGTCACTCAAAGCAGGAGGGGTGGGGCTTAATCTGACCACAGCGTCCCATGTCTTCATGATGGATCCA GCCTGGAATCCTGCAGCAGAAGATCAGTGTGTCGACAGATGTCATAGACTAGGCCAGAGCAGAGATGTGGTGATCACTAAG TTTATTGTAAAAGATTCAGTGGAGGAGAACATGGTGAAGATTCAGAAGAAGAAGCAGGAGCTTGTGGCTAAGGCTTTTGGAACAAAAACCCCACAGGACCGAAAACAGTCCCGGATCGATGACATCCGAGCCCTCATGGAGATTTAG
- the gyg1a gene encoding glycogenin-1a, whose amino-acid sequence MADQAFVTLATTDNYAKGAMVLCQSLRNYNTTRKLVALIGPNVSEPSRAVLRKLYDEVRLVDVLDSGDAAHLAMMKRPDLGVTFTKLHCWTLTEYSKCVFMDADTLVLSNIDELFEREELSAAPDPGWPDCFNSGVFVFCPSNETYEKLITACSENGSFDGGDQGVLNSFFSDWATADISKHLPFIYNLSSIAIYTYLPAFKQYGHDAKVVHFLGKIKPWDYSYDTTSKTVKGQSQDASDMHPNFLLQWWELFSSLVLPQMKEEYGDQPFHSGCTDSNIHEDVAQVHISHHPPPPQMSSQERKQRWEQGQADYMGLDSFDNIEKRLDSFLK is encoded by the exons ATGGCAG ACCAGGCTTTTGTCACACTTGCAACAACTGACAACTATGCCAAAGGAGCAATGGTACTTTGCCAGTCCTTGAGGAACTACAACACAACCAGGAAATTAGTGGCCCTAATCGGCCCCAATGTCTCCGAACCCTCCAG AGCAGTGCTTCGTAAGTTGTATGATGAGGTCAGGCTGGTGGACGTGCTGGACAGTGGGGATGCTGCACACTTGGCCATGATGAAGAGACCTGACTTGGGCGTCACGTTTACGAAACTCCACTGCTGGACTCTTACTGAATACTCCAAATGCGTGTTTATGGATGCAGATACTCTA GTTTTGTCTAACATAGATGAATTATTTGAAAGAGAGGAGCTGTCTGCAGCACCAGACCCCGGCTGGCCTGACTGCTTCAACTCTGGTGTGTTTGTCTTCTGTCCCTCCAATGAGACTTATGAGAAGCTTATTACAGCTTGTTCAGAAAACGGCAGCTTTGATG GTGGGGATCAGGGAGTTCTCAACAGCTTCTTCAGTGATTGGGCAACAGCAGACATTTCAAAACACCTTCCTTTTATCTACAACCTCAGCAGCATTGCCATCTACACCTATCTCCCAGCATTCAAACA ATATGGCCATGATGCCAAGGTAGTTCATTTCCTTGGCAAAATCAAACCGTGGGACTATAGTTATGATACCACTAGCAAAACGGTAAAAGGACAGTCCCAGGATGCTTCTGACATGCACCCCAACTTCTTGCTTCAGTGGTGGGAGCTATTCTCTTCCTTAGTTTTGCCCCAGATGAAAGAGGAATATGGTGACCAGCCCTTCCATTCCGGATGCACAGAT AGTAATATTCACGAAGATGTGGCTCAGGTGCATATATCCCATCACCCCCCTCCGCCTCAGATGTCTTCTCAGGAGCGGAAACAGAGGTGGGAGCAGGGCCAAGCTGACTACATGGGACTGGACTCTTTTGACAACATTGAGAAAAGACTAGATTCCTTCCTAAAGTGA
- the agtr1a gene encoding type-1 angiotensin II receptor B, whose amino-acid sequence MENFTTGPLMGLDLRCNMTGSHNFIFTFIPVVYSCNFIIGIVGNIMVVAVIYFCLKLKTVSNIFVLNLAISDLTFLLTLPIWAIYTATGYQWPFGSFLCKAIAGMALFNLYTSIFLLTALSIDRYLAIVHPVQSRQCRTVVYGRVTCVLVWVVALFLSLPTAAIRRTHFIQHSNVTVCGILDKEELRNVLAALSLMKGVLGFLLPITIILTCYCLIGRALLKARNIQKNSKSNRDEALSMLTAAVLSFFLCWAPHQIFNFMNMLITIKVITSCDVIEVVDTGLPFTICIAFFNSCMNPIVYGFVGKNFRRSLLKLRRCSSKSVASHPTLSTKMSSLSYRNSESIHLSVVKTSSLSQAT is encoded by the coding sequence ATGGAAAACTTTACGACCGGCCCTCTCATGGGCCTTGATCTTAGATGTAACATGACTGGGAGCCACAATTTTATCTTCACATTTATTCCGGTGGTATACAGCTGCAACTTTATTATCGGAATAGTAGGAAACATCATGGTAGTGGCTGTCATCTACTTCTGTTTGAAACTAAAAACCGTTTCCAACATATTTGTTTTGAACCTTGCGATCTCAGACCTGACTTTCCTCCTCACCCTGCCCATTTGGGCCATATACACCGCCACAGGCTACCAGTGGCCTTTTGGAAGCTTCTTATGTAAAGCGATCGCTGGTATGGCCCTTTTTAACCTATATACCAGCATTTTTCTCCTAACTGCCCTCAGCATTGATCGCTATCTTGCCATAGTTCACCCAGTTCAGTCCAGACAGTGCCGCACGGTGGTCTACGGCCGTGTGACGTGCGTCTTAGTTTGGGTAGTGGCTTTGTTTCTGAGTCTGCCCACCGCTGCCATACGGAGGACACACTTTATCCAGCATAGCAATGTAACTGTATGTGGCATCCTGGACAAGGAAGAGCTTCGCAATGTGTTAGCTGCTCTCAGCCTGATGAAGGGCGTGCTCGGGTTCCTTCTGCCCATCACCATCATCCTCACATGCTACTGTCTGATTGGCCGGGCTCTTCTCAAAGCGAGGAACATTCAGAAGAACTCAAAGTCGAACAGGGATGAAGCGTTGAGCATGCTGACCGCTGCAGTGCTGTCATTTTTCCTCTGCTGGGCACCACATCAGATCTTTAACTTTATGAACATGCTAATCACCATCAAAGTGATCACCAGCTGTGATGTCATCGAGGTCGTTGATACTGGATTGCCTTTTACCATTTGTATTGCCTTTTTCAACAGCTGTATGAACCCAATTGTGTACGGTTTTGTTGGGAAGAATTTCCGCAGGAGCTTGCTGAAGCTGAGGAGATGCTCCTCAAAGTCGGTTGCCTCTCATCCCACCCTCAGTACCAAGATGAGCTCTCTCTCGTATCGAAACTCAGAGTCAATTCACCTCTCTGTTGTTAAAACATCCTCACTGTCTCAAGCCACGTAA
- the hltf gene encoding helicase-like transcription factor isoform X2: MQSNFSRSSVQPHTPSISASPRYAFIDFLDVGRAETISQEIANLTEDAGQDLETEESGEIGYIQGTVVGLRYYSGVVNRGEMVSLVREPQNPYDRNAVVVANVYGSQVGHIKKELAAAMAYIIDNKLARVEGIVPYGETNKFSMPVNLTFLGKEENREAVHNHMRRHGFRLGTDFKGGTAKTSFGRDPLGLLKSSSQISAIPLTAEELKSAFDKLFDDLMEDKTREMEPAEAVCTPLLPHQKQALSWMTSRENSSDLPPFWEQKGGLYFNVLTNFAVKERPEKVLGGILADDMGLGKTLTTIALIVSNFHNGKPLPLEKCGESSEPSTSRKKSASKGKSGEVSEEVVESSPSKRSHVDSASADTIDKDVPRKKAKTTKKTSKKSANTKEVILLDDDDFAAALECSSTQVMPPKKNVKKRSGADKGSSAGTGGSGARATLIVCPLSVLSNWLDQFEQHMRADVTLNVYLYYGAERNRSVSLLASQDVVLTTYNVLSSDFGNKASSPLHKVNWLRVVLDEGHVVRNPSALQSKAVLELQSERRWILSGTPIQNSLKDLYMLLSFLKLKPFDVKEWWSRIIQRPVTMGDRVGLQNLQALVKGITLRRTKTSKVDGRTVVQLPERTVFVQHVTLSEEEREKYEQVKTEGRNIIGRYFQEGSVMTNYADVLAILVRLRQYCCHPSLVGKYTGGDPVTPSELRERLINKITLVLNSGSDEECAICLDSLRQPVITYCAHVFCRPCICEVIRSEKEQARCPLCRAQIKTKELVEYPGEELETGSVTGEKWRSSSKVDALMTILLKLRNEDPTVKSLVVSQFTKFLDILEVPLREYGFSFTRLDGSMTQKARAKAIQDLQDSSPGSPTIMLLSLKAGGVGLNLTTASHVFMMDPAWNPAAEDQCVDRCHRLGQSRDVVITKFIVKDSVEENMVKIQKKKQELVAKAFGTKTPQDRKQSRIDDIRALMEI; the protein is encoded by the exons ATGCAGTCAAACTTCAGTCGGTCCTCTGTGCAGCCTCACACACCGTCGATCAGCGCCTCGCCGAGATACG CTTTCATCGATTTTTTGGATGTGGGCCGTGCAGAGACAATATCCCAAGAAATTGCAAATCTAACAGAAGATGCTGGTCAGGACCTGGAGACGGAGGAGAGCGGTGAGATTGGATATATTCAAGGCACAGTAGTTGGTCTGCGATACTACTCTGGAGTG GTCAACAGAGGAGAGATGGTGTCACTGGTGAGAGAGCCGCAGAATCCCTATGACAGAAACGCAGTGGTGGTTGCCAATGTTTATGGTAGTCAGGTTGGGCACATCAAGAAAGAGCTGGCAGCCGCAATGGCCTATATTATTGACAACAAATTGGCAAGAGTGGAAGG GATTGTGCCCTATGGGGAGACAAATAAATTCTCAATGCCTGTGAACCTCACTTTCTTGGGCAAAGAGGAAAACAGAGAGGCTGTTCACAACCATATGAGACGTCATGGTTTCAGACTTGGCACTGACTTCAAAG GAGGCACTGCAAAAACATCATTTGGTAGGGATCCATTAGGATTACTCAAATCATCTTCACAAATATCTGCCATTCCCTTGACTGCAGAAGAG CTTAAAAGTGCCTTTGACAAGCTCTTTGACGATTTAATGGAGGATAAAACAAGAGAAATGGAACCGGCAGAG GCGGTGTGCACTCCACTGCTCCCACATCAAAAGCAGGCGCTCTCATGGATGACCTCGCGTGAAAACAGCAGTGATCTGCCTCCTTTCTGGGAGCAGAAGGGTGGCCTTTACTTTAACGTTCTCACTAACTTTGCTGTTAAGGAAAGGCCAGAGAAAGTGCTTGGTGGAATTTTGGCTGATGATATGGGGCTG GGCAAAACCCTTACCACTATTGCTTTAATAGTGTCTAATTTCCATAATGGGAAACCTCTGCCACTGGAGAAATGT gGAGAATCATCTGAACCTTCTACTTCTAGAAAGAAGTCAGCCTCAAAAG GGAAAAGTGGAGAAGTATCTGAGGAAGTAGTGGAGTCATCCCCATCGAAAAGATCACATGTTGATAGTGCCTCTGCTGATACCATTGATAAAGATGTACCTCGGAAAAAAG CAAAAACTACAAAGAAAACTTCAAAAAAGTCTGCTAACACAAAAG AAGTGATTTTGCTGGACGATGATGACTTTGCTGCCGCTCTGGAATGCAGTTCCACACAAGTCATGCCTCCAAAGAAGAACGTAAAGAAGAGGTCTG GTGCGGATAAGGGCTCCTCTGCAGGTACTGGGGGCTCTGGGGCCAGAGCCACTTTGATTGTATGTCCTTTGTCGGTCCTTAGCAACTGGCTG GATCAGTTTGAGCAACATATGCGAGCTGATGTCACTTTGAACGTGTATCTGTACTACGGTGCCGAACGCAACCGATCGGTCAGCCTTCTGGCTAGTCAAGATGTGGTTCTCACGACATACAATGTTCTTTCATCAGACTTTGGA AACAAGGCCAGCAGTCCTCTGCACAAAGTAAACTGGCTCCGAGTGGTTCTGGATGAGGGTCACGTCGTGAGAAACCCCAGCGCCCTTCAAAGCAAAGCTGTCCTGGAGCTCCAATCAGAGCGCAGATGGATCCTATCTG GAACGCCTATTCAAAACTCCTTGAAGGATCTTTATATGCTTCTGTCCTTCTTGAAGCTGAAGCCATTTGATGTGAAGGAGTGGTGGAGCAGAATTATTCAGAGACCTGTAACCATGGGCGACAGAGTTGGACTACA GAACCTGCAGGCTCTGGTCAAGGGGATTACACTGAGACGCACTAAGACCAGTAAGGTGGATGGTCGCACGGTGGTGCAGTTACCGGAGAGGACAGTGTTTGTGCAGCATGTGACTCTTTCTGAAGAGGAGAGGGAGAAGTATGAGCAGGTCAAGACTGAGGGCAGGAACATCATCGGCAG GTATTTCCAAGAGGGCTCCGTCATGACAAACTATGCTGATGTGTTGGCCATTCTGGTTCGTCTGAGGCAGTATTGTTGTCACCCTAGTCTTGTCGGAAAATATACAGGGGGAG ATCCCGTGACCCCCAGTGAGCTTCGGGAACGCCTCATCAATAAGATTACATTGGTGCTGAATTCTGGTTCGGATGAGGAGTGCGCTATCTGTTTAGACTCTCTGCGTCAACCCGTCATTACATACTGCGCTCACGTCTTCTGCAGGCCTTGCATCTGTGAGGTCATCCGCTCAGAGAAG GAGCAGGCCAGATGTCCACTGTGTCGTGCTCAGATCAAGACTAAAGAGTTAGTGGAGTATCCTGGAGAAGAGCTGGAGACTGGATCAGTCACTGGGGAGAAGTGGCGATCAAGTTCAAAA GTGGATGCGTTGATGACCATCCTGTTGAAGCTCCGTAATGAAGATCCCACTGTGAAGAGTCTTGTGGTCTCTCAGTTTACAAAGTTTTTAGATATTTTGGAGGTTCCTTTGAG GGAATATGGTTTCTCTTTTACACGCCTGGACGGCTCTATGACTCAAAAGGCCAGAGCAAAGGCCATTCAGGACTTGCAAGATTCTTCTCCTGGAAGCCCCACCATCATGTTGCTGTCACTCAAAGCAGGAGGGGTGGGGCTTAATCTGACCACAGCGTCCCATGTCTTCATGATGGATCCA GCCTGGAATCCTGCAGCAGAAGATCAGTGTGTCGACAGATGTCATAGACTAGGCCAGAGCAGAGATGTGGTGATCACTAAG TTTATTGTAAAAGATTCAGTGGAGGAGAACATGGTGAAGATTCAGAAGAAGAAGCAGGAGCTTGTGGCTAAGGCTTTTGGAACAAAAACCCCACAGGACCGAAAACAGTCCCGGATCGATGACATCCGAGCCCTCATGGAGATTTAG
- the hltf gene encoding helicase-like transcription factor isoform X1, whose translation MQSNFSRSSVQPHTPSISASPRYAFIDFLDVGRAETISQEIANLTEDAGQDLETEESGEIGYIQGTVVGLRYYSGVVNRGEMVSLVREPQNPYDRNAVVVANVYGSQVGHIKKELAAAMAYIIDNKLARVEGIVPYGETNKFSMPVNLTFLGKEENREAVHNHMRRHGFRLGTDFKGGTAKTSFGRDPLGLLKSSSQISAIPLTAEELKSAFDKLFDDLMEDKTREMEPAEAVCTPLLPHQKQALSWMTSRENSSDLPPFWEQKGGLYFNVLTNFAVKERPEKVLGGILADDMGLGKTLTTIALIVSNFHNGKPLPLEKCGESSEPSTSRKKSASKGKSGEVSEEVVESSPSKRSHVDSASADTIDKDVPRKKAKTTKKTSKKSANTKEVILLDDDDFAAALECSSTQVMPPKKNVKKRSGADKGSSAGTGGSGARATLIVCPLSVLSNWLDQFEQHMRADVTLNVYLYYGAERNRSVSLLASQDVVLTTYNVLSSDFGNKASSPLHKVNWLRVVLDEGHVVRNPSALQSKAVLELQSERRWILSGTPIQNSLKDLYMLLSFLKLKPFDVKEWWSRIIQRPVTMGDRVGLQNLQALVKGITLRRTKTSKVDGRTVVQLPERTVFVQHVTLSEEEREKYEQVKTEGRNIIGRYFQEGSVMTNYADVLAILVRLRQYCCHPSLVGKYTGGADPVTPSELRERLINKITLVLNSGSDEECAICLDSLRQPVITYCAHVFCRPCICEVIRSEKEQARCPLCRAQIKTKELVEYPGEELETGSVTGEKWRSSSKVDALMTILLKLRNEDPTVKSLVVSQFTKFLDILEVPLREYGFSFTRLDGSMTQKARAKAIQDLQDSSPGSPTIMLLSLKAGGVGLNLTTASHVFMMDPAWNPAAEDQCVDRCHRLGQSRDVVITKFIVKDSVEENMVKIQKKKQELVAKAFGTKTPQDRKQSRIDDIRALMEI comes from the exons ATGCAGTCAAACTTCAGTCGGTCCTCTGTGCAGCCTCACACACCGTCGATCAGCGCCTCGCCGAGATACG CTTTCATCGATTTTTTGGATGTGGGCCGTGCAGAGACAATATCCCAAGAAATTGCAAATCTAACAGAAGATGCTGGTCAGGACCTGGAGACGGAGGAGAGCGGTGAGATTGGATATATTCAAGGCACAGTAGTTGGTCTGCGATACTACTCTGGAGTG GTCAACAGAGGAGAGATGGTGTCACTGGTGAGAGAGCCGCAGAATCCCTATGACAGAAACGCAGTGGTGGTTGCCAATGTTTATGGTAGTCAGGTTGGGCACATCAAGAAAGAGCTGGCAGCCGCAATGGCCTATATTATTGACAACAAATTGGCAAGAGTGGAAGG GATTGTGCCCTATGGGGAGACAAATAAATTCTCAATGCCTGTGAACCTCACTTTCTTGGGCAAAGAGGAAAACAGAGAGGCTGTTCACAACCATATGAGACGTCATGGTTTCAGACTTGGCACTGACTTCAAAG GAGGCACTGCAAAAACATCATTTGGTAGGGATCCATTAGGATTACTCAAATCATCTTCACAAATATCTGCCATTCCCTTGACTGCAGAAGAG CTTAAAAGTGCCTTTGACAAGCTCTTTGACGATTTAATGGAGGATAAAACAAGAGAAATGGAACCGGCAGAG GCGGTGTGCACTCCACTGCTCCCACATCAAAAGCAGGCGCTCTCATGGATGACCTCGCGTGAAAACAGCAGTGATCTGCCTCCTTTCTGGGAGCAGAAGGGTGGCCTTTACTTTAACGTTCTCACTAACTTTGCTGTTAAGGAAAGGCCAGAGAAAGTGCTTGGTGGAATTTTGGCTGATGATATGGGGCTG GGCAAAACCCTTACCACTATTGCTTTAATAGTGTCTAATTTCCATAATGGGAAACCTCTGCCACTGGAGAAATGT gGAGAATCATCTGAACCTTCTACTTCTAGAAAGAAGTCAGCCTCAAAAG GGAAAAGTGGAGAAGTATCTGAGGAAGTAGTGGAGTCATCCCCATCGAAAAGATCACATGTTGATAGTGCCTCTGCTGATACCATTGATAAAGATGTACCTCGGAAAAAAG CAAAAACTACAAAGAAAACTTCAAAAAAGTCTGCTAACACAAAAG AAGTGATTTTGCTGGACGATGATGACTTTGCTGCCGCTCTGGAATGCAGTTCCACACAAGTCATGCCTCCAAAGAAGAACGTAAAGAAGAGGTCTG GTGCGGATAAGGGCTCCTCTGCAGGTACTGGGGGCTCTGGGGCCAGAGCCACTTTGATTGTATGTCCTTTGTCGGTCCTTAGCAACTGGCTG GATCAGTTTGAGCAACATATGCGAGCTGATGTCACTTTGAACGTGTATCTGTACTACGGTGCCGAACGCAACCGATCGGTCAGCCTTCTGGCTAGTCAAGATGTGGTTCTCACGACATACAATGTTCTTTCATCAGACTTTGGA AACAAGGCCAGCAGTCCTCTGCACAAAGTAAACTGGCTCCGAGTGGTTCTGGATGAGGGTCACGTCGTGAGAAACCCCAGCGCCCTTCAAAGCAAAGCTGTCCTGGAGCTCCAATCAGAGCGCAGATGGATCCTATCTG GAACGCCTATTCAAAACTCCTTGAAGGATCTTTATATGCTTCTGTCCTTCTTGAAGCTGAAGCCATTTGATGTGAAGGAGTGGTGGAGCAGAATTATTCAGAGACCTGTAACCATGGGCGACAGAGTTGGACTACA GAACCTGCAGGCTCTGGTCAAGGGGATTACACTGAGACGCACTAAGACCAGTAAGGTGGATGGTCGCACGGTGGTGCAGTTACCGGAGAGGACAGTGTTTGTGCAGCATGTGACTCTTTCTGAAGAGGAGAGGGAGAAGTATGAGCAGGTCAAGACTGAGGGCAGGAACATCATCGGCAG GTATTTCCAAGAGGGCTCCGTCATGACAAACTATGCTGATGTGTTGGCCATTCTGGTTCGTCTGAGGCAGTATTGTTGTCACCCTAGTCTTGTCGGAAAATATACAGGGGGAG CAGATCCCGTGACCCCCAGTGAGCTTCGGGAACGCCTCATCAATAAGATTACATTGGTGCTGAATTCTGGTTCGGATGAGGAGTGCGCTATCTGTTTAGACTCTCTGCGTCAACCCGTCATTACATACTGCGCTCACGTCTTCTGCAGGCCTTGCATCTGTGAGGTCATCCGCTCAGAGAAG GAGCAGGCCAGATGTCCACTGTGTCGTGCTCAGATCAAGACTAAAGAGTTAGTGGAGTATCCTGGAGAAGAGCTGGAGACTGGATCAGTCACTGGGGAGAAGTGGCGATCAAGTTCAAAA GTGGATGCGTTGATGACCATCCTGTTGAAGCTCCGTAATGAAGATCCCACTGTGAAGAGTCTTGTGGTCTCTCAGTTTACAAAGTTTTTAGATATTTTGGAGGTTCCTTTGAG GGAATATGGTTTCTCTTTTACACGCCTGGACGGCTCTATGACTCAAAAGGCCAGAGCAAAGGCCATTCAGGACTTGCAAGATTCTTCTCCTGGAAGCCCCACCATCATGTTGCTGTCACTCAAAGCAGGAGGGGTGGGGCTTAATCTGACCACAGCGTCCCATGTCTTCATGATGGATCCA GCCTGGAATCCTGCAGCAGAAGATCAGTGTGTCGACAGATGTCATAGACTAGGCCAGAGCAGAGATGTGGTGATCACTAAG TTTATTGTAAAAGATTCAGTGGAGGAGAACATGGTGAAGATTCAGAAGAAGAAGCAGGAGCTTGTGGCTAAGGCTTTTGGAACAAAAACCCCACAGGACCGAAAACAGTCCCGGATCGATGACATCCGAGCCCTCATGGAGATTTAG